The following proteins are encoded in a genomic region of Arachis stenosperma cultivar V10309 chromosome 4, arast.V10309.gnm1.PFL2, whole genome shotgun sequence:
- the LOC130973547 gene encoding CBL-interacting protein kinase 2-like, translated as MEQKGSVLMQRYELGKLLGQGTFAKVYHARNLATGMSVAIKVIDKEKILKVGMIEQIKREISVMRLIQHPHVVELYEVMASKTKIYFVMEYAKGGELFNKIVKGKLKEDAARRYFQQLISAVDYCHSRGVCHRDLKPENLLLDENENLKVSDFGLSALAESKHQDGLLHTTCGTPAYVAPEVINRRGYDGVKADIWSCGVVLFALLAGYLPFQDKNLMEMYRKIGKAEFKFPKWFAPDVRRLLSKILDPNPRTRISMAKIMESSWFKKGLDKSVITATENKELAPLDAEGVFDTCENCPIAKPKKEQGKPFNLNAFDIISFSSGFDLSGLFEDAEQKKEVRFTSNKSASTIFSKLEDICKRFQLKVNKKDGGLLKLEGSKEGRKGILGIDAEIFEITPQFHLVELRKANGDTVEYKKLLKHDIRPALKDIVWSWQGEQPTQHEVVPQEQQQQSHVVPGY; from the coding sequence ATGGAACAAAAAGGAAGTGTGCTTATGCAGCGATACGAACTAGGGAAGTTATTAGGCCAAGGGACCTTTGCAAAGGTCTACCATGCTAGGAACCTTGCAACTGGCATGAGTGTGGCCATTAAGGTAATTGATAAAGAGAAGATATTGAAAGTTGGGATGATTGAACAGATTAAGCGTGAAATTTCTGTGATGAGACTAATTCAGCATCCACATGTGGTTGAGCTTTATGAGGTAATGGCCAGTAAAACCAAAATCTACTTCGTCATGGAGTATGCAAAAGGGGGTGAGCTCTTCAACAAGATAGTTAAAGGAAAACTCAAAGAGGATGCTGCCAGGAGATACTTTCAGCAACTGATTAGTGCAGTAGACTATTGTCACAGCCGGGGTGTGTGCCATCGAGATTTGAAACCAGAAAATCTACTATTGGATGAAAATGAGAATTTGAAGGTTTCAGACTTTGGATTGAGTGCTCTTGCTGAATCGAAGCACCAAGATGGATTACTCCATACAACATGTGGTACGCCCGCCTATGTTGCGCCAGAAGTGATAAACAGAAGGGGTTATGATGGGGTGAAAGCCGATATATGGTCCTGCGGGGTAGTCTTGTTTGCTCTGCTGGCTGGTTATCTTCCATTCCAGGATAAAAATCTGATGGAGATGTATAGGAAAATCGGTAAGGCGGAATTCAAATTTCCTAAGTGGTTTGCACCTGATGTTCGCCGATTGTTGTCCAAAATCTTGGATCCAAACCCAAGGACAAGGATATCAATGGCCAAAATCATGGAAAGTTCTTggtttaaaaaggggttagacAAGTCTGTGATTACTGCAACTGAAAACAAAGAGCTAGCCCCTCTGGATGCTGAAGGTGTTTTCGACACATGCGAGAACTGTCCAATTGCAAAGCCCAAGAAAGAGCAGGGAAAACCTTTCAATTTAAATGCCTTTGACATAATCTCTTTCTCCTCCGGCTTTGACTTATCCGGTTTGTTTGAGGATGCCGAGCAAAAGAAAGAGGTCCGGTTCACATCCAACAAGTCCGCCTCGACCATATTCTCTAAGTTGGAAGACATTTGCAAGCGCTTTCAGTTAAAAGTGAATAAGAAAGACGGAGGTTTGTTGAAGTTGGAAGGTTCCAAGGAAGGCAGAAAAGGGATCTTGGGCATTGATGCTGAGATTTTCGAGATAACCCCACAGTTCCATCTGGTAGAGTTGAGAAAGGCCAATGGTGACACAGTGGAGTACAAGAAGCTTCTGAAACACGACATTCGGCCGGCACTCAAGGACATTGTTTGGTCATGGCAGGGAGAACAACCAACACAACATGAAGTGGTGCCGCAAGAGCAACAACAGCAGTCTCATGTTGTGCCTGGTTATTAG
- the LOC130976136 gene encoding 40S ribosomal protein S25-3-like, translating into MAPKKDKAPPPSSKPAKSGGGKQKKKKWSKGKQKEKVNNQVLFDQASYDKLLSEAPKFKLITPSILSDRLRINGSLARKAIRELMARGSIRLVSAHASQQIYTRATNT; encoded by the exons ATG GCTCCAAAGAAAGATAAGGCTCCTCCACCATCTTCCAAGCCCGCCAAATCTGGCGGTGGCAAGCAGAAGAAGAAG AAGTGGAGCAAGGGAAAGCAGAAGGAGAAGGTGAACAATCAGGTGCTGTTTGATCAGGCTTCATATGACAAGCTCCTCTCTGAAGCACCCAAATTCAAGCTCATCACTCCTTCCATTCTCTCTGATCGTCTGAGG ATTAATGGGTCACTTGCAAGGAAGGCGATAAGAGAGTTGATGGCTAGAGGTTCAATCCGGCTGGTGTCCGCTCACGCGAGTCAGCAGATTTACACTAGGGCAACAAACACCTAG